A stretch of DNA from Cannabis sativa cultivar Pink pepper isolate KNU-18-1 chromosome X, ASM2916894v1, whole genome shotgun sequence:
aagaaaccggtttttcattttgtaattgtgCATGTTTCAGGTTttctatttacttttttttttttttgaatctgtttttttataatatatatgtgtttattttcagtttCTAGTTTTTATCTTTGTGGTGGGTAAccaatttttgattttttcttttttttttctttgcgtatttttaattttgattgtttatattattttttctatcacaggaatattattttaaaattgatgtGAAGAAGAGGTTTGCTGGGAAACCTCAACTCTACAATCCGTATAATGTCATTGATGATATCAACGAGAACCTGTCAGATGAACAGAAGGAGTTGTTTCGCAAGTCTCCATTTGGGCATTTTCTTGATGTGAGCAACTTCAACTATCAGATACAGCTGATTCATCTCGTTCTGTTGCGGCAGATTCACACCGAAAGAGATGATGTTGAGCTTTGGTTCAAACTAGGAGACAAGGCTGTTCGTTTTGGAGTTGAAGAGTTTTCCACAATAACTGGTTTGGATTGTACTAAATCCTATGACGTTGATCTCTTCAAATCAAAGAAGTTGCTTGCATACAAGGAGGCTATTTTTTGCATGCACGGGCTTACTGAGAAGCTTACGGTGAAGGAAGTTGCTAGTGTCTTCTTCAGTGGTGCTTTGAAAGACGACGAAGATTATGTGAAGATAGCCCTTGTATACTTCTTCGCTGGTTATTTGTATGGTTATCCCCAAGGGAAAAAGATTGACAACTTCATCTTTGCTATGGTTAATGGGGATGATTACATTGAAGTTTTTAATCGGTTTGGATGGGGTAAATTATTGTGGGAGAAGACTTTTCATCACTTGAAGATTGCATTAAAAGATGGGAACAACACCTTTGAACAGCTAGCTAAGAAGAAGATGATTGAGAAGGGTTACAAGCTTAAAGGCTTTCCTATTGCGTTTCTTATTTGGCTGTACGAGATTATCCCGTCTTTGTCTCCTCGATTTTGCAATAGAGTCAGCAACAAGATTCCTCGCGTTCTGAATTGGGAGAATAGCCCTACAACAGAGTTTAGTGAGTTGATTCAGGCTGTGTTCAACAATCcgaaggtattttttttttcaaattttattttttggttattgtttgttttatttttctttgatttttttaatttgttttgtgtTTTTATGTTTCCAGATTGTTGTAAAGGATTTTGTTGCTTCAAGTGGTGAAAAATCTGAAAGGCTTTTTTCTAAATTCAAGTTTGATCCTAAATATGTTCCAAAGAGGATTGGTGGCTCTGTGTCTTCTAATGAAGTAAATGATGATGTGAAGGTATTAAAAACCGGTTTCTGTTTGCATATTTTTTGTGTATGTTTATCATTAGTTATGTTCATGctttttatgtatataatattcagGTATCTCATGGAAAGTTGGACCAGATTTGTGCTGAAATTACTTCTATCAAAGAGTGCCAACAACAAATCAAGGATGGTATTTCCAGCTTGAGGATTGAGTTTTTGAGTGAATTTGCTAAATTAGCAGAAATTATCAAAggattgaagaagaaggagaatgaTGGAACCTCTAAGGACTCTGAATTTTTTTCATCACCTATAAGAGAGGTAACTAGTTTCTTTTGTTTAGTGTTTTTTGATTATAGATTTGTTGTTTATGGTTTTACTATAGTTGTTTATCATTTTGTTGAAACTAGTTTCTGTATTGAATgtctttttatattattttacacatttttttgaaacaggtttctgttttaaaaacaaaagtggttacataatatatttttatttttttaaaaaaaattacttttatttttatgattaaaaaattttaaaataaaaatattatgaaacatcaaattttttattatacaaatacaattgtACTCCAATTTAAACTTTCATACAATTtcgttttaattttctttttactattttttttcatattttaattatatatatttatgttatattttttttttgtaaatcaaGTGATAATTTGTATTCCACAgaacaataaattacattctAAATAGCTCCATACAATAAGGACTGCCAAACTCTTTTCTAACCCTCTTTACAACAATTCAAACTATTCTACATCCACCTTTGATATCTTCCCTTGTCTAATATATACAATTCTATTCTTAACATTAAATTGAATTGCTTCTACAGATCTATCAATAGTTTGTATTTTTTGATTCTATAGGCACTCATTTCGATTGATCCAAACCCGATAGACTAGGCTTGTAATAGCAGCTGAATACACTTTTTTTCAAAAGTTTGACATCTTTGCTCTTGAGATCCAACGTAGCAACTTCAACAAGGATTGTTCACCTGTTCTCCATTCCAGCCAACTTTTAATCAGACCAAGACATCTCCTGCTAAAATCACATTCAAAGAATAGATGCTCCATTGTTTCTGATGCACCATTactcgaaaaattatttatattatttactatAGTTGTTTATCATTTTGTTGAAACTAGTTTCTGTATTGAATgtctttttatattattttacacaGTTTTTTGAAACAGGTTTCTGTTTTGAAAaacgttttttttttgttggcacTGGTTTATTGGTGGGGTTTAGGTGTATGTTTCAGTGTTTTATTCTAAATAACCAGTTTCTTGATTTATGTTgttcttggtttttttttttatattttttcatcaTCTTGTTTAATGTAGTTTTCTGTGTTGGATGTGTTATGTCATGATTTTTGACTTTTAGTGAAAACAGGTTTCTGCAGGAACCGGTTTATGGTCTTTGTTTCTATCCATGTTTCTGTGTTATTTTCTGTAGGAAACCagtttctatatttatgttaaaatcttgtttcaattaatttatgGTTCAGGCATACTATCAGGATATAACGGATGATGGTGGTGCGTTACAGTTGTCCGTTCATTCTGTTCAAGCTGAGGTACAAGCTTTTTCACATTATGTTTTGCATTGTTTGGATGTTAATGTTCgttctaaatattttttattcaattttgtaGGAGGAAAAGGagactttgaattttgaaaatatgtTTATCGATCCTGATTTTCTTAAGGGTGTGGTTGATAGCACTGTTAAGAGTGCTTTGAAGACAGATGATGTTTCGTTTGATGATGATAGTGATAAGTTGAGTTTGGTTTTGTACGATGAATCGTATTTGTCTCCGGAGGTTCAAAAGAGGCAGCCCAAACCAAGCTCTGTTGTTCTGTCGCCATATGTTGTGGACTTTGGGTCTTCGTCATCTTCGAAGGAAGACTTAATGAGGATTGTGGAAGATGATAAATTTATTGTGCATGGAATCAATCCTTTTAAAGATGAAATTGGTTTTAATACTAGTGCTGAGCAGTGCATTAAGTTTTCCAAATTTATTGATGAGAACATTGTCATGAATAGGgggttagtatttttttttatttatatttatattatttatatttgtttttgtgtatttttttgtatatgtgattgacgttttttttttgtgtttgttgTTTTTTGTGTTGTCAGTGTGAAGAAGTACTCCGATGCGGACAACATCTTATATCCACCGATGGATTTTTCTTTCATTGAAATTTCCGAGAAGATGTGGTTCTACGAGCTTCATGCTTGTGGTGTTTTTCTGCGTGACAGtgtaagaaactggtttctttttattattttctatgtCTATGATATTTGAGTCTATGTTTATGGTCAAAAACCGGTTTCTGATGATGTGTTTATTGCATTTCTGTAGCATTTGGATGTGGTGTTCTATTACCTCAGGAAAAAGATTAAGCAAGACAATATTTTGGAACAGAGGATTACCACTACTGATTGTTTATTTGATCAAGTCATGTGGAATTCGTacaatcaatttttgaaatcggGTTCTAATCCTTCTAGGATTGACTTTGATAATGTCATTCCTAGATACATGGTTGGTGAGTATTTGTTTTGTAATACTCCTTGGGTGCTTACTGACCATGTTCTTATGTATGTCAATATTCAAAAGCACAAACATTGGATATTGGTCCATTTTGACATCAAGGAGAGGATGTTGAACATATATAACTCCATGTCTGGTGCTGTCAACAAGAAACGCGCTTTGGATCATGTCAAAGCTTATTCTTCTATGCTGCCGTTTTATTTGGAGTATCTTGATGTGTATTCTTCTAGGCCGGATCTTAATTTGGATCAAGGTCCATATTCCGTTGGGAAAAGAGAGCCTTTGAATTTCAAGTTCATAGATGGTCTTCCAAGTCAAGTCAATAGGTAATTCTGCCTCTTttcatcatatatttttttaattgaaactagtttttatgtTTGGTTCTGTTTATATTTTCTGTcaggttttgttttgtttggacagaaactggtttttttactggatttttttttttgttttattgcaGTGACTGTGGAGTGTTTGTCATTAAATTTGCTGAATTTTTCATTCGTGGGAAAATTCATGACATTCCAGCTAACATGTCTGATTTGGTAGCCGTATATAGAGATGATATTGCTGTGAGCTTGTTTATTCATGCTAAGAGGAAACAAATTGGTGGTTATATAACGGATGATGAAGTGATGAAAAAGGGCAAGAAATCAAAGGATAAGGCAAATGTCAAAGGGAAGGATATTCCAAAGGGAAAGCGCAAAGCGAAATGATTTCAAACAATGTTCTATAGTTTTTAGTTTTCAGACAAACTGGTTTCatttggttttttttattattttttttttgtatttgatATTTTAAGACAATGCTATATAgttttttagtgttgtttttttttttttgaaagacttGTTACTTAGTTAAAGtggttgtatttttttgttgtaaagaCTGGATGTTTCAATGAATCAGCAACCCTTTGTATTATAAGTTTTTAGTTCatggctaattttttttttatttctttttttattctaactggtttcttttttactattaatttcaattttttttatttgaatgtaCTGTTAactgatttttgttttttttttgttttgtttttctttttatgtaGGTGATACCAATGgcagtatgtgtttttatttatttggtaaGTGGCACTTGGTTTTTTTAGTATACTTTCTCAATAACTGGtttcttgtttttataaaatttatatttttgaatGTACCTTTTTGAAATAATCTAagatatttagaaaaaatctttaaaacaaTGATTATGTAAACAGATAAAATTTCAAAAGTGTAAAAATGTTGTGTGTATCCTTgtgaaaaaattatattctgTTCAACTTCATTCAAAGTTGAGAAACCAGTTTCTATAAAACTGTCAATcactaaaattatataatgttcTACTTTATTCAATGCTGAGAAACCAGTTTTTATAAAACTGTCAATGAATATCTATTTCTATTGTAGCTGTtcattcattcttctttgacTCGTTGCTATTGTTATTCTGTTTTGGTGGTTTGTAAAGCTGTGGGTTATTGCACGTTCTTCGGTTGTGGCCAACTTTTCCGCACCTTGTACATTTCAAGACAACTTTTGGTTCTCCTTTTGATCTTATTCTTTTCTTTCTAGGTCTCCCGGCTGGTTTTCTTGATTTTGGTGGCCACACTATTCTCTCCATGCTCTCAGGTATAGTCCATTCTCTTTCATTTGGTAGAGGATGTACAGTTCTTTCATAGGTTGCCTTCATTGTTGCTGTTTTGTAATAATCGGCAACATAGTCATAAGCTCTTAATCCTCTTTTTGCAAATACAGCTATTGCATGTGAGCATGGTATCTCATCTAGTTGGAACCTTCTGCAGCTGCATGttctttccaatatgttgattGTGAAATCACCTTTTTCTTGCACCTTTACTTGGTACTGGATTGTTGTGATTGCGATGacctgtttttttttgttttgaaatataAGATATGTGTTAGAAACCGGTTTTTGATCATGATCAAGAAACAGGTTTTTTAATAACTGTTTTTCTCTATGATTTAGTTATTGTACCTGGTATTTTATTGCTTTAAGCAGGTTGTCTCTCAGTAGTTTTTCAGCATCTGATGCTACTTCAGTAAATATTCCATGTGCTTCATTGCCATTTTTCCACACCCATTTTTGTACAAGGCTTCTGAAGCACTCAATCATTGTTGTTATAGGTAATGATCTTGCAGCTAGGATCGCCGAATTTATTGATTCTGCTATGTTTGAAGTCATCATTGTGTATCTTCTTGTAGGGCAGTGGCTCCTGGTCCAAACCTCATGTCCAATTCTCTCAAGGTATGGTCTTATTCGTTTGTCTATTCTATCTATCTCTGCCATGTATCTCTCGAATGAGGTGAGCTTGTACGTCTTTGCTGCCTTTACAAAGTTTATGGTCAGATCATCTCCATGTACTCCAAAGTTGGTTTTGATGTTGTTTAGCAGGTGGAAGATGCATGCTCCGTGGAAGTGGTTTGGGTAGACACTGCTCACCGCCTTCTCTATACTCTTATGCCTGTCTGATATTATTGTCAAACCTGTTCACAGAAACCAGTTTTTACAAGATAAGTAGGTATGTTTTGGAAgcctaatcaattttttttttttgtggaaaCCAGTTTCTAGATTTTGTTGTCTTTTTGTCTGAGATCAGTAGCTATGAAGTTAAATTTTTAGATGGAATTTACATTAAAGGGAACAAGTTTTTTCGATAGCGTACCTTCTCTATCTCCGAATGTTTCCCTTAGTTTTGTGAAGAACCATTCCCAAGAGCAGTCATTTTCTGAGTCTCCTATCCCAAATGCTAGAATGAATATGTTGTTGTTTGCATCCATTGTAGAGGCTGTGAATAGGGTTCCTCCAAATGATGTTTTTAAAAATGTTCCGTCAGTTACAATGACTGGCCTGCAATGTTTCCAACCTTCTATGGAGTTTGCAAAAGCTAGATACAAATATTTGAAACGATCCTTCTTATCGGTTTCCAATTGTGCAATTGTTCCAGGATTTTCTACTTTTAGCATGTGCAGGTATTTTGGTAGTTGTTGATAAGATTCATCTTGCCTTCCTCTTGCCAACTCCAAAGCTTTCTCTCTTGCTCTCCATGCTTTTTGGTAGCTCATTGACACTCCAAAATCATCAATCATGTCTATCATGATGTCATTTGGTCTGTGATTTCTTTTGATTGACAgaaatttcttttttatcatttctgcaatCATGTTGCAGTTTGCCTGCTTGTGGTCGCCCATTACAATATCCAGTGAGCAGTTGTGATCTTGGACATATTTTCTTACTTTGAATGTTGAGGTACTCTTGAACTTTGAAGCTCTCAGAAACCAGTTACAGTTGTCATCCACACAAGTCACCACATACTCTCTTGGTTCAGATCTTTTGGTTTTAATCtggaaattgttgatcatagcAAAAAAACCCACTGCAGTCTTCAATACTTTTCTGTCCTTGTAGATCTGTCCTTTTTCAATGTTGAAAACCTTATGATCTGTTATTAtttgtctttcttcttcttgTCTTTTCCTTTTGTGTTCTTGTGTTTTCTCAATGATGCAATCAGCAACACTATCAGCTACTTGAAATATGTTTGGTAAGGCAAGTACCTCGTTTATTTCTGAGGTTTCATCATCGTATTCCATATAGTCGTATGTTGGCTGATTGGTTATTTGTAAAACCAGTTTCTGAACATCTGTATCTTGTCTTACAGATTCACTTTCTGGTTTTTGTTGAGCAATGATCTGGAGTC
This window harbors:
- the LOC115707039 gene encoding uncharacterized protein LOC115707039, whose translation is MERESDDKVPSNVQKVEPSKKAKGRLKKDSQKGKVDHVMEPSKAPPLRRSPRKSNVDIELPKADVVSQKHGCKKVSKKDTNVLPSASDDDFETEKIVAKPVSTKKRKAVSDDASASKKRKSKNVGEHSNLDKVCEPRVADDPKVVNVAKKGKKKPVSKSLGKKKSEAPSVDIPLEYYFKIDVKKRFAGKPQLYNPYNVIDDINENLSDEQKELFRKSPFGHFLDVSNFNYQIQLIHLVLLRQIHTERDDVELWFKLGDKAVRFGVEEFSTITGLDCTKSYDVDLFKSKKLLAYKEAIFCMHGLTEKLTVKEVASVFFSGALKDDEDYVKIALVYFFAGYLYGYPQGKKIDNFIFAMVNGDDYIEVFNRFGWGKLLWEKTFHHLKIALKDGNNTFEQLAKKKMIEKGYKLKGFPIAFLIWLYEIIPSLSPRFCNRVSNKIPRVLNWENSPTTEFSELIQAVFNNPKIVVKDFVASSGEKSERLFSKFKFDPKYVPKRIGGSVSSNEVNDDVKVSHGKLDQICAEITSIKECQQQIKDGISSLRIEFLSEFAKLAEIIKGLKKKENDGTSKDSEFFSSPIREAYYQDITDDGGALQLSVHSVQAEEEKETLNFENMFIDPDFLKGVVDSTVKSALKTDDVSFDDDSDKLSLVLYDESYLSPEVQKRQPKPSSVVLSPYVVDFGSSSSSKEDLMRIVEDDKFIVHGINPFKDEIGFNTSAEQCIKFSKFIDENIVMNRGVKKYSDADNILYPPMDFSFIEISEKMWFYELHACGVFLRDSHLDVVFYYLRKKIKQDNILEQRITTTDCLFDQVMWNSYNQFLKSGSNPSRIDFDNVIPRYMVGEYLFCNTPWVLTDHVLMYVNIQKHKHWILVHFDIKERMLNIYNSMSGAVNKKRALDHVKAYSSMLPFYLEYLDVYSSRPDLNLDQGPYSVGKREPLNFKFIDGLPSQVNSDCGVFVIKFAEFFIRGKIHDIPANMSDLVAVYRDDIAVSLFIHAKRKQIGGYITDDEVMKKGKKSKDKANVKGKDIPKGKRKAK
- the LOC115718064 gene encoding uncharacterized protein LOC115718064, whose protein sequence is MDSIMCVIKYGGQWKEDKKYEDYIMTGLLIPTNCDLKSLLELVKAEIKCNTTIEMHYQLCPDSQPMKIISDNSLMFYLQLRKTQNAVSESPLCITTVDDTRLQIIAQQKPESESVRQDTDVQKLVLQITNQPTYDYMEYDDETSEINEVLALPNIFQVADSVADCIIEKTQEHKRKRQEEERQIITDHKVFNIEKGQIYKDRKVLKTAVGFFAMINNFQIKTKRSEPREYVVTCVDDNCNWFLRASKFKSTSTFKVRKYVQDHNCSLDIVMGDHKQANCNMIAEMIKKKFLSIKRNHRPNDIMIDMIDDFGVSMSYQKAWRAREKALELARGRQDESYQQLPKYLHMLKVENPGTIAQLETDKKDRFKYLYLAFANSIEGWKHCRPVIVTDGTFLKTSFGGTLFTASTMDANNNIFILAFGIGDSENDCSWEWFFTKLRETFGDREGLTIISDRHKSIEKAVSSVYPNHFHGACIFHLLNNIKTNFGVHGDDLTINFVKAAKTYKLTSFERYMAEIDRIDKRIRPYLERIGHEVWTRSHCPTRRYTMMTSNIAESINSAILAARSLPITTMIECFRSLVQKWVWKNGNEAHGIFTEVASDAEKLLRDNLLKAIKYQVIAITTIQYQVKVQEKGDFTINILERTCSCRRFQLDEIPCSHAIAVFAKRGLRAYDYVADYYKTATMKATYERTVHPLPNEREWTIPESMERIVWPPKSRKPAGRPRKKRIRSKGEPKVVLKCTRCGKVGHNRRTCNNPQLYKPPKQNNNSNESKKNE